The Nicotiana sylvestris chromosome 6, ASM39365v2, whole genome shotgun sequence genomic sequence TGATGGGTATCTCCTCATATACCTGACAATCCAAAATAACAAAGTCTGCAGAGAATACAAACTTACCCACttgtaccaacacatcatcaagaatcccTGTCGGCCTTTTAACCGTACGACAGACAGTTGTAGAAGCATCGAAGTAGGTCTAGCTCTGCCAATGCCCAGTTTGGTATATATGGCCAGAGACATCAAGTTTATGCTGACTCCTAAGTCAcataatgcctttgcaaaggcataactCCCAATAGTGCACAGAATAGTGAAACTACCTGGGTCAGACATCTTTTGAGCCATGGGTCTTGTCACAACTACACTGCATGTCTGTGTCAGAGTTACTGTAAATAGGTCCTGAAAGTCAAATTTTCGTGACATTAGATCCTTCATCATCTTTGCATAGCCTGGCATCTCCCTCAAAGCATCCATCAgaggaatattcaattgaatttgacgaagcatctccatgaatttcctgtattgatcttccttcttttgttttgcCAGTGTCTGAGGGAATGGTgcaggtatcaccctttgtgcactgCTTGTTGGCTTCTCTCTATTGGGGTTCTGTGTCACAAGAGGTACCACCTGTTCTACAACTTGTTCACTCTCATTAGCCTTACCCTTATCATCCTGAACCTGTTCAACCACTACTTCAGTAAGTTCTGCTGATTCATTTACCTCCAATGGAATTAGAGTGGCTGGCGTAGTCTCTTTGCTGGATTGTGCAACTTCTTGCTCCctgtctaaatctctcccattccgGAGACTTACTGCCATCAACCGATTCAGGTTTTGCTCCTATGGGTTAATGTTCGTGTCCGCTGGCAATGTTCCCTGGGGGCGGTTGTTTAAGGCCATGGACATCTGCCCCAATTGAGTTTCAATGTTCTTTATTGTTGAGTCATGCACTGCCAACTTTTCCTGCATCTTACCATTTGTTCCAATGAGTTGTTGAAGCATACCCCTGATCTCTACCATGTTGTTATCTTGTTGCTGAAGAGGTGGCTGATATGTCAACTGTTGCTGGTTCTATTGCAGATAGCCTTGTTGTCTCTGATATGGCACCATTTGTCCTTGGGGCTGCTTACCTCCAAGTTGTGGCATGTTTGGTCTACTGGGGATTTGGTGCCGGTCTCCATTGTTATCCTCCTTGTCTCTGACCCCCAAAGTTGTTGACATAATTCATATCCTCTTTTAACCCTTGGTTGTCACCTTCTCCACTCCATGAACACACATAAGACTGATTACTGCAGGGTGTACACAGTCCTCCATTTGTTGTGTCAATGATATGCACTTGCTttgtacccatctcatcaatcttcttTGTCAATATACTCATCTGAGTCATGAGTGTGGCTATGTTCTCTGCATGCGAATTATTTGGATCAATAGGAACTAAATGCACTATTGGTGCCAGTGTTGCACCTCTCGTTATCTACCCCGAATtctgggacatcttgtcaagaaggaTTTTGCACTTGGTGAATGTCTTACTCAAAAATGCACCCCCAGCTAAAGCATCTACATTGGCCTTTAGATTGTCTGCTAACCCCATATAGAATCTCTGACCGAGCATCTGGTCTGGAATACCGTGGTGGGGACACTTCACTAGTATTCCTTTGAATCTTTCCCAAGTTTCCTGCAAGGTCTCAGTAGGCTGCTGCTTGTACTGCAATATCTCATCGATCTGTCTTGCAGCCTTGTTGGGCAGGTAAAACTTGTTCAGGAactgcttgactaattcctcccaggtgACAATGGAATTTATTGGGAGCGAATTCAGCCAAGTTCGAGCTTCCCCAGTCATAGAGAACGGGAACAATAACAGTTTGATAGCTTTTGGGGTCACATTTGGCTGCCTTTGGGTCACACAAATTGGCAGCAAATTTTTCAAGTGTTGTTGAGGGTCTTCAATGTCTGACCCGGAGAACTATCCCTTACTCTGCAGAAGATGCAGCATGTTGTTGGTAATCTGGAATGTCCCCGCTTGTATTGGGGGCACAAAAATGGCAGTGGCCAGGATGTCAGCTGTTGGTTGTGCCCAATCATAAAGTGCAGCTTCtagcacaagaggtgccaccactATGACGTTTGGGTCAGTTGGCTCATCCCTGATGTTTTCGTTGACGTTATTtacgtcacccatgtcaatttCAAGTTGGCgtgtttgttgtgattgtttgttcTTCTTGTTGGTACGGTTCAATGCCCTAAATATTTTTTCGGGGTCTGAAAGTCCTTCAAGCAGTTCGTCAGTCTTCGAATTTCTAAGCATACACCTGAAttccacaagagttcaaacgtGAGAATTTCAATGAAAAATATGGTTTAAAAACCTTAGAAAATTGATCTAAACTAATAATTCTAGcactacttctaagttgtaatAAATAGCACCGTTAATTACCCGACAacaacgccaaaatttgatcacgcccaactatgccttttaaaagacaaagcggtcattgcaaatataatccggttttaagtccgaagtcgaatcctcagggaactaacttATCTATTACAACTCTGGCAATGCTATTATCAATTCAAACAATTTCCAGATGCAAGATTTTTATCAATAACAATTGGGTTTTTATTTACTACTtcaaattatattaaaaataacaatatgttaaatcaaagataattcaatggtaaaaaggtccAGGGCATTggtttccccaattgctagtttaagtcttaactcttttgctataatctcgccataatactctatgaggattatgagctatgggttatcgtaattatctctcgatcaactacgataatatactagagcattctctcgaactattCTAGCTGATAATTTGTGCAACTCTCAATTATCCCACCAAAATTTCGTTATCTCTAACCCTACTTTTAAgctcaagtaatgaatctcttcaattacccaaaagtggtgttgttcaacaacagTCTAATCtagtattctttctcaagcaacacaaggcaattaaacacgattaatcaagggcccattcaattaatcaccatgcaaaacgtagttgaacaatcatataataaatccggctcgattataacaaagttgagtcaaaacttcatccaacaattggttccatcaaccctagatcaaatgtttagctactcataactaagcaagataaaactactaaattgttcataatgtgtAATTGCAACAATAAAGAGAAGATacaaaaactctaatgtttggtcgttcttctcacacttgttcttgcctccaaagtagTTTAAAAACAAGTTTGAAACTTTCTTGGGCGAGCTTCTTGagtttataagggtttggaaTAAGTTTTCCCCGAGTTACACTTTGGTCCCAAAATTTCTGGCAACTGCACAGTTCACCGCGTTGCGACAGAACGTGGCGCGACCGCGGTGGGAGACAAACATTCTGGCTCGCGTCTTTAGCCTGCTGCGGTCCAGTCGCGGTGGCTTCAAGCCCAGACCTCTTTTTGCTTCTTTCCGCTCGGGTGCTTCTTGATTGAACGATTTTTTCACATTATTGACTCCAAACACTCCATAGTTCTTCCTAACTTGGATTAGTCCCtgcgaagcaaaagaacaccaattaaggcattttgttatcatttaacctataaaacaacaataaaacatgGTATAATTAGGGTGTaaatatcgtctatgtaacttattatcaactactaatatAGTTTATTAATACTGAAAAATACATTCGTGATTAATTTATTTTAGTTGACTGAGTGCATTTCTCGATAGTTATTTGTTCAAAACTATGCCAATTTTTATGAGGTTATTGTTGTCGTTAATACGTGGAAAGATCAATTAACTTGCAACTTAAGACAAACATTGCAGTCAACAGAATTGAACTAGAAGGTGAAAATACTGACCCCTTTTGTTAATTAATCACTCACTAAGTCACTATAGATCCTTTAAGGACGACGAACAAAATTGCCAAACCGGCTAGAAAACTACTAAAGATTACGGTGGaataaatattcttttattttaaattaaataataaatattttgaaTTTAAGTTCTGTGAATAAAATTGCTTTTCATAGAAAGAGTTTTATTTTCAAAGTACAAACATCCAACACAAACCTAATAACCAATTTGGTCCAACGGCGAATACCGAACATCgaataaaaaacaaaaacattGTCAATCAGAAAGACTTTTGGCATGAGATGCCCCCACTCTTTTAATTACTAATTAGGACATCTGAATAGGAGAGTGATGTGTACCTATTTACACCCATATATTTTCTTGGTCTTAATTCAAAGTTATTGTGATTATATTGACAAGTATGACGTGGTGTATTACTATATTTCTTTTATATTGGGTTATGGTCAAGTCTACTGGTCAAATTAAATCAAGCCACCTTCAAATTACTCCAAAGAAATAAGTTTGAACATTTGTATATGTCAACAAGCTGataattaatttatattttttctattGAATTACTCATGTAATTTGTTTTGACTATATATGCTGTTTTTGTTATGTTGATAAAAAGGATCTTTCTATTTTTcattcctttttttaaaaaaataattaaaagggtAGCGgaggaacaacaacaataatatattCAGTGTAATCTCACAAATAAAGTCTGCCGAAGGTGTCAGTAGAGGAAACACAAGTAAAATGGAAATGTTTACACTATTCGAATGGGATTCATCTGGGAACTTTTGAGtaattaaaattaaatatttatttttttattattccaTAAATTTTAATGTGAAGACTTTTTTtgatctttaaataaaatctgaTTCTATCGTTGCAACAAAATATGAAGACTTTTTTTGGTCTAAAAAGAATCTTCTATCAATTTTATTATGATAACCGATATCCAGTGTGAACACATGTCGTGGAAATTTTCCATCTAATTGCTAATTGATTATGTGTGAGACTTTCTTTACAATCAAGATTCCTTGAAATTTCCTATAGTTTTGAATAAATAACTCCCTGTATATGTGCTTCAATTAATAAAGTTTTCCAGAATTCAATCTAAATTTAGTactataaaaatattatctaattAAGCTTATTCACAAAAATAGTTGGTTTAATCAAGGGTAAAACTATGATTCATCACACAATTACACTTGTGCAAATAGATCAAAAACAATTTTCTTATGTATATGATAAATATTGAATTTAGCTTTTTGATATAAGAGAAAACTTATCGTTTAGAGATAGAGGTGGTTAAAAGTTACTAGTTTAGATTTGATAAAATTTCTAATTGGTTTAATAACTTCTCTATTACCAAAAACTTCTCTATTATCATCGATGCGAGTACCAGAAATCAGGTAGAAAACCAAAAACTTCTCTATTACCATTTGGAGGTGCAACATGTACActaattttttttgcttttcgTTCGGTGTTTGTTGGGGCTTCGATTAATCCAGATTTATATCGCGTAAGGCCTATTAAAAGAGGAATACTTCCTAtcatattttctttttcattcttagGATTCAAATTTGAGTGGTCTCATTAAGAGTAAAGAAACTCCTACCGATCCCATACTAGAAACGTTGGAGGTACGTACATTAAGCTCCCGTTTGACCATAGATTTGTTCATGAAATACAATCAGTTTATGAAAAAAACTTGAGAGTTTTTTTCAAGTTCCTAAAATCTTGTTTAGGACagtttttgggtgaaatttttTCTTCCACTCATAAAACTTCAACTATAATTTCAAATAATAtacatgtccaaacacaatttcaactttcaaaaattatttttcaacttaacttcaaaaactttttttctcaaatttcaatcAAATTTATCTCCAAAACTTAGCTAAAACATACTACTAGTTCCTTATTAGAGAAAGCTCGCTAGCATGCATGTGGACAAGTTGGTTCAATGAAACCAATGCAACTTCGTGTAATGTGCAGAGCCAAGGGAGCAATGAATATTTAACTCAATTTGCTTTCTTTGACTCCATCTCTGGTCATTCTAGACTGCTTGATTGATTACGACGGTCAACTCGTCCTTAATATATCCATCTTGTCAATCTTTTTGCCAGCCCTCCTCCTACTATAAATATGTACTACATATAAATCTTATCCTCAATTATATAACACCAGCACTTCTCCCTTTCCATTTATCCAAGAAATCATCTTCTCCCAAAATATTCAAAGGAAATATTATTAAGTATTCGATATTTGATATTTACTAATTCAGAAATACAATTGTCGAAAGAACTAAGGAAACACAAAGACATGTCAAGAGGAAGAAATGGCAGAGATCAGGTGAAGGTGGTGATAATAAACACAGAATATATAGAGACTGATGCTAGAAGTTTCAAAACAGTAGTGCAGAAACTAACTGGAAAGGATGCagcagcagcagctacttcagtTCAAAATTCTGGTGTGAAAATGTCCAAGTTCAAGTCTAATAATCCTACTTTAGGAAGGGGAATGTCATTCAAGTTGGATAACTTGCTGAAATTAGAGTTGCCTTCTTTCGACAACCTTTTTACCCTTTACGCAGAAGAAGATCAAATATGTTCTTAACATAAAAACTTTTGTGCATATTGCTGCTAGCTTTTTCTTAATTACTTCTTGATGGCGTGCAATATATATAACAGTGGAATAGACTGCTTGTCTAAATTGTCTTTTCATTCTATTTCTCTCGGCTTTCCTCAACTTCTTTGGTACTTTCAGTTTAGTTATACTTCCctaattacaacaacaacaacaacctagtgtaACCCAGTATACAACAACCCAATATACTTCCCTAATTACATTCTTTtaatttattcaaaaaaaaaaaaagatgggaTTCGGGCGAATAAGACTGAAAACATCCAATTTTTGGTGTAAAATATATAGGAATATAATGCTCTCTTTTATTTTAAGataatatatatgtacatatatataatcAGTTACGTTGAAGCTTTAAATGGGGTCAAAGAGATTCTTTAGTCGATACTCGGTAGAGAATAGAGATCATTTTCCATTTTCCTAATATGAGAAAATTTTTTGTTTAGGGAGAAAATATATCGGATTTAGTTTATAACTCGATGGTCAATGAACTTATGGCGTGTTACTCGAAAAATAAATTGCTTTCGCCCTATCCACTTTCTTATTGCTGTTTGTGAAAGAGTGTGGCTCTTTAGTTAATTACGAACTGGAGCACATAAGGACTattataagaaaaataaaatgagtatAGATTTTTGGTCAAACTTGTAAATTATTTTCCTATGTATGTGTGACCCAATAGGTCTAAggcccataattaatatttaattaattatcaaaTCTCATCCGTCCGATCGGTTACTTGATGGATGTACCGGATTAAGTGAGAACCTCTATAAATTGGTCCTCTCCCCACCCATTAGGGTTACcgtatttttattttctcttccaTCTCTAAAGGCGGCGGTAACAAAAAGTTAGGGCAAGGGGCGAGAAACCAGTTTTTGAATTAACGCTTCCGCTTCAAGATAATGGATTctgcttcaggtatgttttctatggCAATTACAtgtaagattatcatgttcaagatCCTGATATGAATTAAAGTTTATGCTTACATGTGGTATCAGAGCCTGGATTTTTGAATTGATAATCTTCGCAAACGAATTTTTTCATATTCATGAACCGCTTCAAAA encodes the following:
- the LOC138870445 gene encoding uncharacterized protein — encoded protein: MAVSLRNGRDLDREQEVAQSSKETTPATLIPLEVNESAELTEVVVEQVQDDKGKANESEQVVEQVVPLVTQNPNREKPTSSAQRVIPAPFPQTLAKQKKEDQYRKFMEMLRQIQLNIPLMDALREMPGYAKMMKDLMSRKFDFQDLFTVTLTQTCSVVVTRPMAQKMSDPGSFTILCTIGSYAFAKALCDLGVSINLMSLAIYTKLGIGRARPTSMLLQLSVVRLKGRQGFLMMCWYKWVYEEIPIILGRPFLATGRALIDCETGELKMRLNDKEVIFNIQQSMRRPSEYANCSLVEAVDVILHEDDETLTAKDPLNRGDGW